The following proteins are co-located in the Conyzicola lurida genome:
- a CDS encoding 4-(cytidine 5'-diphospho)-2-C-methyl-D-erythritol kinase — translation MTTSATPTAVHVRAPGKINVFLKVGSLLEDGYHDVAIAYQAVSLYEDVRAYSADDFSVEVTGTVELSRVPTDGSNIAIKAAQLLARSTGYRGGVRLHIDKHVPVTGGMGGGSADAAATLLACDTLWGTQVPRERLLELAAELGADVPFALTGGTAIGTGRGDQLSPALAKGNFQWVLAVADFGLSTPAVYRELDLHRDRHAQDIYPATTAPTVDANVLQALRAGDPHMLADTLYNDLQAPALHLEPSLSAVIELGEQNGALAGVISGSGPTVAFLAADLDSALELQIALSAAKLTVVRATGPVHGARIIGA, via the coding sequence ATGACCACCTCGGCCACTCCAACCGCGGTGCACGTACGCGCGCCGGGCAAGATCAACGTCTTCCTCAAGGTCGGTTCGCTGCTCGAGGACGGATACCACGACGTCGCCATCGCGTACCAGGCGGTGTCGCTCTACGAAGACGTGCGCGCGTACTCCGCCGACGACTTCTCGGTCGAGGTGACCGGCACGGTCGAACTCTCCCGCGTGCCCACCGACGGCTCGAACATCGCCATCAAGGCGGCCCAGCTCCTCGCCCGCAGCACCGGCTACCGCGGCGGCGTGCGGCTGCACATCGACAAGCACGTGCCCGTCACCGGCGGCATGGGCGGCGGGTCGGCGGATGCCGCGGCAACACTCCTGGCCTGTGACACCCTCTGGGGAACCCAGGTCCCGCGGGAGCGGCTGCTCGAGCTCGCCGCGGAGCTCGGCGCCGACGTGCCGTTCGCGCTCACCGGCGGAACCGCCATCGGCACGGGCCGCGGCGACCAGTTGAGCCCCGCGCTGGCCAAGGGGAACTTCCAGTGGGTACTCGCGGTCGCCGACTTCGGCCTCAGCACCCCGGCCGTGTACCGCGAACTCGACCTGCACCGCGACCGTCACGCCCAGGACATCTACCCGGCCACCACGGCGCCCACCGTCGACGCGAACGTGCTGCAGGCGCTCCGGGCCGGCGATCCGCACATGCTCGCCGACACCCTGTACAACGACCTGCAGGCTCCCGCGCTGCACCTCGAACCGTCGCTCTCCGCCGTGATCGAACTGGGCGAGCAGAACGGCGCCCTCGCCGGCGTCATCTCCGGCTCGGGACCCACGGTCGCTTTCCTCGCCGCCGACCTCGACTCGGCGCTCGAGCTGCAGATCGCGCTCAGCGCCGCCAAGCTGACGGTCGTGCGCGCCACCGGACCCGTACATGGAGCTCGCATCATCGGTGCGTAA
- a CDS encoding molybdopterin-dependent oxidoreductase: MDRRSETRWAALVGVISAAVTLALAEVAALVLAPASSPLLAVGSLVIDLVPAWLKNLVIDLFGTADKIVLLATLGLVVLVLAAVIGVLEYRRPPFGIVGLVLVGLIATLAVITRAEATTVWAVPTVLGMIGGVVVLRVAVDRLHRWSLAATRAAEIRGAVSAPGSAAAVSRRGFLTVAVGAAAASVVVGVAARAMNAGTTAVNAVRAALKLPAPAVVAPPIPVGAQLDIDGISALVTDNADFYRIDTALQVPVIDANQWKLRITGMVEEEIEISFEELLALPLVETYVTLMCVSNEVGGQLTGNAKWLGYPIRSLLERARPLSGADVVLSTSQDGWTATTPLEVLQDTERNSLLAVGMNGEALPLEHGFPVRMVVPGLYGYVSATKWVVELKVSTFAQESAYWTDRGWSAKGPVKTSSRIDVPSFGASIEPGTVAIAGVAWAQHVGIERVEVRVDNDPWQEATLAEPISTDTWRQWFIEWEATSGDHVLEVRATNAEGDTQKEERVDVIPDGAEGWHTVQVRVA; this comes from the coding sequence ATGGACAGGCGCAGTGAAACACGGTGGGCCGCTCTCGTCGGCGTCATCTCGGCCGCCGTCACCCTGGCCCTCGCCGAAGTCGCCGCCCTCGTTCTCGCCCCGGCTTCGAGCCCGCTGCTCGCCGTCGGATCCCTCGTCATCGACCTCGTGCCGGCCTGGCTCAAGAACCTCGTCATCGACCTGTTCGGCACCGCCGACAAGATCGTGCTGCTCGCCACACTCGGGCTCGTCGTACTGGTGCTCGCCGCCGTGATCGGCGTGCTCGAGTACCGCAGACCCCCGTTCGGCATCGTCGGGCTCGTGCTCGTCGGCCTCATCGCGACGCTGGCCGTCATCACCCGCGCCGAGGCGACCACCGTCTGGGCCGTGCCGACCGTGCTCGGCATGATCGGCGGCGTGGTCGTACTGCGGGTCGCGGTCGACCGGCTGCACCGCTGGTCGCTCGCCGCGACGCGGGCCGCAGAGATCCGCGGGGCCGTCTCGGCCCCCGGAAGCGCGGCAGCGGTCAGCCGGCGCGGCTTCCTCACCGTCGCGGTGGGGGCTGCCGCGGCATCCGTCGTCGTCGGAGTCGCCGCACGCGCCATGAACGCCGGTACGACGGCCGTGAACGCCGTGCGGGCCGCGCTCAAGCTCCCGGCGCCGGCCGTCGTCGCCCCGCCCATCCCCGTCGGAGCCCAGCTCGACATCGACGGCATCTCGGCGCTCGTCACCGACAACGCCGACTTCTACCGCATCGACACCGCGCTGCAGGTTCCCGTGATCGACGCGAACCAGTGGAAGCTGCGCATCACCGGCATGGTCGAGGAGGAGATCGAGATCTCGTTCGAGGAGCTGCTCGCCCTTCCGCTCGTCGAGACCTACGTCACGCTCATGTGCGTCTCGAACGAGGTCGGCGGTCAGCTCACCGGCAACGCCAAGTGGCTCGGCTACCCGATCCGGTCGCTGCTGGAGCGTGCGCGACCCCTGTCGGGTGCCGACGTCGTGCTCTCCACCAGCCAGGACGGCTGGACCGCGACCACGCCGCTCGAGGTACTGCAGGACACCGAGCGCAACAGCCTGCTCGCCGTCGGCATGAACGGCGAGGCGCTGCCGCTCGAGCACGGCTTCCCGGTGCGCATGGTCGTGCCGGGCCTCTACGGCTACGTGTCGGCGACCAAATGGGTCGTCGAACTCAAGGTGTCGACGTTCGCCCAGGAATCGGCCTACTGGACCGACCGCGGCTGGTCGGCGAAGGGCCCCGTGAAAACGTCGTCGCGCATCGACGTGCCGAGCTTCGGCGCCTCGATCGAGCCGGGTACGGTGGCGATCGCGGGCGTCGCCTGGGCGCAGCACGTCGGCATCGAGCGCGTCGAGGTGCGCGTCGACAACGACCCGTGGCAGGAGGCGACTCTCGCCGAGCCGATCTCCACCGACACCTGGCGCCAGTGGTTCATCGAGTGGGAAGCCACCTCGGGCGACCACGTGCTCGAGGTGCGAGCGACCAACGCCGAGGGCGACACGCAGAAAGAGGAGCGCGTCGACGTCATCCCCGACGGCGCCGAGGGCTGGCACACCGTGCAGGTGCGGGTCGCCTAG